The nucleotide sequence acctccgagtgtatttctgccatgaaaaagctcctcataaaaagtatctgccgttcggagtcggcttgaaactgtagatcgctccttttgtggaacaacatcaaggcgaacgccacaaataggagaaggacaAAAAACCAACCAccaaaaaaggatgtacgcgccaattatatatttatattatattcaaaaatacttgcatttttttttaatttaaataccaACTGCTAATACTACTGTTTAAGAAATTGTTGTAGGAGAGAAAAACTTACAAGTTTATCCAGGATTTGCGCAGCTGTTCAGAAAAAATGATTGCTAGCGCTAAGAAATTGACTCCAAAAAGCGTAACAAGATATAAAAAGCTCCTTCGAATCTAAATTCCTTGAAGgctatttctatttttctacaATTCGTACAGAGTTGTACCCACGgacttacatttttatttccaaacattttttccaaaattttgaagttttgaggTTAAGCTTATAAGCCTAAAATCCTTTAGTTTCACATGCAAGGCCCTGCCTCTTTGACTGTTATGTCGGCAAGTGTTGAGCACGTATCGAGCCAAACCCTCAATTCGGACTTCTGGCGATCGTAATCTTTTCAAACTTTTGCAAAATTGTCTTGGTGGTACAAAACCGGAATTTGCCTTCATAATTTACAATAGTTAACGAAAAAATCATCGCATATATGTTTTAAATAGGATTATTTTAAATGCTAATTTTATCGTCAAAATAAAGCGAGCAAATGCCTTGATGCGATCTGCAACAGCGTTAAAGTTCATCGTAGAGGTAGAGTTTAGAAACGAAGTCTCTCTTCTATAACAACTTATCCCGTGTACCTTTTGGGTGGTGGTgggatagattttttttatttcatacagaTATTTTCTAATTGATTCACTCATTTTCCttccataaaattaacaaatacatactcttatataggtatgtatagtcttttttctaatttttaacattttcacttGCAGCAAAGAGGTCATGGAGCGATGTCGCAACAGAATGCGGATACGGATGTCGAATATAATGATGGCACTTACGGTAGTGGGTTGCTGTATTATGGTATATAGTGGAAAGCAAGCTGCTAAAAGTGGTGATTCTGTAGTCAAACAAAATCTGGATtggcacaaaaaatataatgaggaatcaaaaaaagtttaaatttcaaatgagcaaataaaaatataaaaataatttctctaaCTGTCTTTTTCTTATTCGAAAAATGAGTCCGAACCCAATGAAACACGTGAGTAAGAATAAGCGTGTTTTTACTATGGAAAATGTATGCAGATTTCCATACCAACCCGAATACAAAGGAAATAATTAAGTATCTACTATAATCCATCAATACTCTATGGAATGCATGCTGCCAtggttaaatttaataaataaggcTATGTGAGAGTCACTGGAGGTTTCTAGCACTGCTTTAATTTCAAACttgaatttatttgcttttatcaATTCTATATATACATGGTGacgtccaaaataaacaaagtcaTAAAAAAGTCTTTGCTGgcgccatatttttaatgagttagtgcgttggaagttatatCCCTAGATGACTTCCactgaaagcttggtgacattcggttcagtggaagcgaagttattgcgtctaaagtgtcagtatgtttgtgtcatcggtacaaaaatgagtttcgaacaaagagctaatatcaaatattgttttaaaatcggtaaaacgtttaccgaaacatttgaaatgataaaaaagtgtatggcgatgattgtctatctcgtgccagagttcatgagtggtttacacgtttcagcgatggttgtgaggacataaacgAAATGAACATacaggccgcccaaaatcagtaatctcCGAAAAccccatcgaaattgttcgtaaatttatcaaaaatggagttcgtgccaacggaccaaaccgtcaatgcaattttctatcttggcattttgaagcgtttgttggtggtgcatggtaatgcaccatctcatcgatccactcttgtgattgattttttgactagaaatcgcattttaaccatcaatcattcaccgtattcgcctgatatgattccctgtgacttctacctatctGGAAAATTGCGATTGGTCATGAAAGGGAAACGTTTTActtccgtagaggccatccaaaaggcttgtaccaacatcctgaagaacattcccgtcaatgacctgaaacactcgaaaagcttttagatcgcgcaaaacagtgtatcgaggtcagagaggactattttaaataaataaactcgaagttataagaacaaagctcctgtcatttctattttagctcagtcttgtttattttggacttcactttgtGTATATATAATGGGGCGCACAAATCTATATctcttataaaacaaagtcccgaaatatctacatatgtaatgTATTAACTTCCCACAGAATGCTCCGATTTGAAAGagattttcgatttttaaagcaaatacaaaaatgttgtaCAAATTGATAAATTGTTTCTCTTATATCAAAAACATGTGAATCGATTGAAATAGTTCTTCTTTGTAGAACTTTGGAACAGGGCCATAACAGTTAGAAGTTTTAAAACCTTGCTCCCTAACAGTTATTagatgagaaatatttttacctCGTCGATAAGAGTTATATTCCAAcgctaatttttttctgttgcttGATAacagttatatacatataaagaaataactttttcggtataaatgctatatttttttgctttcattattaaaatgaaaatggttATTATGGTGAAATaacaccaccctgcggaacaCGTTGCTTGATCTTCCTCTGTTTAGATGTATGTTCAAGATAAATCattgacgagtgacgaccgctctggtagtttgcggaccacctctcagccctggcgggagtgtcgactgataaatatcacctagtagcgtggaatggctgacagtGTCGAAAGCCTTGTTCAGGTCCAACACTACCCAGGACAATCCTCTCGCAGGggtggttttggttaagcccgcggtttatctgggcgtttatggcagTGAGTGCTGTGGTGGAGCAATGCACTCGTCTGAAACCATACTGATGCGGTGCTGGGGCGAgatgtttcgtgaagagtgggagtaggagagcttcaagtgtcttcactactggggaaaggagagttatcgggtgATAAGATtctccttggttggcgggtttcctaggtttcagtagtgggaccactctccctgctttccttgtcagggatgatgagagtggccaaggacagattgaagactcttgtgagaaatcctactcccaatggtcccaggtgcttcagcatcagcgcgtttagtccgtcagttggatctgtcgaccggaggatgcagtatgaaaagTCGGCTGAAATAGCTCGCGTATCTCTTCGGGTctgacgaagtgcaaccgttgaaggtgcaTAGATGGATAgatggatatcaccttcaacggttgcacttcgtcgggttcgacaggggcCTAACGGTGGACAAGAGCTTACTCACTCCAGTGATGAGGTTGCAGGTCTTCAGAtgctcaacccatttggtcCACTTATGTTGATCTACCAGTTTccggatctccgaattgagatcccttatggggggatccccgggatcgacctGGCGTAGGTAGTCACGCTCGTTTTCTAaaacggctgcttcggctgggaaatgaggacgaatGTTCTTGAACCTTCCAGCaggaatgaagcgagccgcagcagcaaTGAGCAACTTGCgtaatgcgcgttcgcctgcacaTCGGTgtggatgggaagagcggcgaaggtgtcttcagtgaattccgtgaagccggcccaattagctttttaaaagttaaaataggaccggtgattcgcggaaacgaagtcggcaggtctctcaatcgagacggtaatgggcaagtggtctgatgcaagcgatagcataggtcgccgggttatgctatttatcagacccgcgctagctattgttagatcaggcgagctgctgcaattgcccactaccctggtgggggcgtcgtcgttcacagtgctgaatgtcgaatcgtctattttctctgccaattgctgtcccctacgatcgtttggcaggcttgaatgccaaagatcgtgatgcgcattaaagtcacctacaaccaatcggtttttacctctgatgagcgcacctatatcagggtgatatcctgccgggcaacAGGCATTAAATATTTGGAGCTCGGAATCGCCCGTCcagacagctataccttgacattctaaggtgctgtgcCTGCgatcgatgccttcatcaatgaGAAAATACTGCACCGTGTGGTGGACTACAAACGccaggccaccaccattgtctcgctcgcgatcgagtctgtgcacgttatagccatccctggtgatcagagaggaCCTAGCGTGTAGCTTGGTTttctggaccgcagctattgggATATTGTGTCGGCTCATAAAgccaactatctcgtcgaccttactcgtgcGTCCGTTACAGTTATATTGAAGAAGCTTAAAGCTTCTTGGTAAGGTAGTAGTAACACGGGTGGTGAGGGTCGCGTGGGGTTGCCTACGTTGGGCCTGCAGTACAGTCCGTTgtagttgttgcggcctgatggtggtgggcggccgtgCCAGGGGGgccggttgcgggtgcagagctctgcagcaggggtcaacgtagtcagttgtccaaacacgggtggtgcgcaggccggaacatctccgaaaatggcaccagccattgcaagaattgcatttgaCTGATGTCAGGTTCCGAAGTATTCTGTTCTGatacacggaacagactgtgtgggggaccaagagctgctggtttgtttCCGCGCTGGGTTCGAGCACGAGGGAAGGGGATGGGCTGCGACGGGGGAGTTTTGTTGCTCCAAAAGGCTTCTTACCGTCGAGGTATAGgtagtggtggcggttggtgcTGCCGACCTATCAGGGGAATTAGTAGCCGTTGAGGCATCAGACGCGGCACTTCATTTGTTAatagttacacatttttaaatcacAATTTATCAAGACATTCactgaatatttacaaacaaacaatttctcttcgttttgtattatcataGTCAGCCGGATATCAAAATCGCTAAAGACAAAGTAGCGGTTTTCGGAAGACGCCACATTTAGTTGCTGTCTGTGGGGGCCAAACACGACTGGTTTTTTTGAATGTGAGTCACACAGAACTGAAGCCAAAGTCTGATTATAACAATAGCAAAGGCAATACGTGGCTACTTGGTAAGTTTTAAACATGAAAAGTTGTTAAATTATTGTTTACTATTAAAATTAGGTGATTCTGGTTACCACTTCCAGCTATTTCATTGTGTAGTTCATGCCATCCGATCAGCCGATGCCAATCAACGAAATGGCCATTGCCGATGCCATTCTCCAATGctcttaatgtaattgaaaggTGTTCCAGTGTTTTCAATGATTTCGATCCATAATTGGCTCAAGAGAGCTAcgttataaatatatgtgttacattatacaaattataaatatatgtattacacATTTCGAAGCAAAATTCGAAAACAGTAACATTTCATATATTAGAATGTGAAAATAGCACACAATTTGTTATAAGCGTAGTTTTATTATAAAGTTTGTTGGTATGTAGATTTCAGGTACAGtaacatacaaaatttatttaaaatatttacatgaaaATTCCAAAGAAATGTCTTTGCAGtcttaaatctaaaaaaagcacaaaatattaattacttcCGTTCGTTTGTTGTATCCACTTGCAGCTTTGATGCCTCTGCCATTTTTTTGCAGCGTCAGTGTACACTTCAGCAGTTTCTGCCCTGATTCCTGGAAAATACGCTTCCTGTTCGTAGAACTTAGCTAATGTGTAGGTGTTGGACGGGTTCTCAATGTGCTGGGAGTCAGTACTTCTACTAGCGTGAGTTGGCTGTGCTCTACAGGGAATTGAATATTTGATAAGTTTAGTTGTTGATCACGGGTCGGCTATTGTAAAAGAGGTATCAAAAAGGCTTTCTGTATTTCAGCCAATCTTTTTCTTTGTCCAGCTTTTCAAGTCAGCCCATATCTTGAAAACAAAGTGCAATGTAGCATTTATGTACGGCATGAAATGTACGTGAACCATGAGATTTAATTTCCTTTGACAGCTCCTCTAAATTTTTTCGATCTGATCTAAACACTGCTACACCTCTGGCCAAGCCAGGATTTCTCTCCATTTACCTGACCAATATCTCAGGTTGAGTGGTTGTAGTTTTTTCAGTGCTATAAGCATAATTATTCATATTATATATGTTATTAATATTTGTtcctaaataaagtaaaagtttttaTATACTTATTGTTCTTGGCAGAACCCTCCTTCTTAACGATCACTACCAACCTCTTATCTATTTTGAACGACTATCGTTTCCTTTTCGTCTTCCGCTCAAGTTAGAAAGTCTAGACGATACTACGCAACGATCAGCTGTTTTCGTGTTGCCCCACGAAATGGAAATTACACAGTACCAACATACGAACGAATCGTGTGGCATACGAAACAACCGTTCGTTTCGAGGTAGATAATTAGGCTATAAGACTCCCTCGCCATCGCGCTACCATCTGCTAATAAATTACAGTAGAAAGTAGTTTGATTTGTTTAAtatgtgaagaaaaaaaacaaccttAATGTGTGATAAAACATCCATCCGCTACTCCCGCTTACCTTTCGGCCTTTGAGTGATACATTAAGTTTATCCCGCATGCAAATAACAAGAAAGTATTATCAGTCATttggaaacatgctgtttcgacgggttgggtccagagggagagggatgTTAGATGATTCGCttttagagggcatgtgaaaaggtggttagtgtcgtgcggggtgccttcacatgccggacatggtatgccggggtcaattctggataagtaggagtttaacctgctacaatatccagaacgtaattgtgccagcgTTACccgtgtctcacggggaagctggagctcttcattgcttggactccgattacggcattcagtggccggtggtcgggagcttaagaaggtggtgacggtctcccggtgaatgtcgttccCCCTGCCTAATGAACTGCATATTATCAGTCATCGCATAAACAATTGATAAAGAGACGAATCAAGCGGTGTTGCCAAAAGACGGCCCCGGAAATATGTTGAAACTATGCGCAATGCGCTGAGCCATTTGTCTGAGATGCGAAATGATTTTCGTCGTGGGGGAAATCTTATGGTTTAAGTgcagaacataaaataaaagatataaacgattttttgatttttccttaaaactgacCTATAATTGtattaatacatatgtatgtacgttgttACGAATTAGTGacgtttttatacaaataaaatgtcTCACAATAACTTCTCTGAGTTCGATTACTGAGTTGataaataaaagtcacaaattaTGGGCAACACAACCGTCTTATTTATTGAGTCGcttcattgttttatttgtcGTTTACACGCTCACACGCGTAACTTAAGACTGAATATCTTATGGGTGTGCACCTCTGCTTATATACATGTGCTTAATAACTACCTTTCCCAAGTGTTCCTCCAGAGTGCGGTTGAATCTTTCGACATTGTATCCGATTGGGTGGGTGCAAGGGTGTTGCACGTGTTTTCTGAATTTCCAACAAGCAACAAATTTCTTGGAATACTGTGTATGCGAAGTTCCTTCTTTGGTCTGAATACAACTCGTTAGGTACTCCAAACCGAGTCACCCAATTCTACAAAAAAACCTAAGCTATGGTTTAGGCCTTTTGGTTTGTTAGGGCGACACTTCTGGGCACTTACTGAATAATCCATAACAATGAgcaaggtaccttttcatagaccaggtcacatatatgtataattggtgcgtacaccctttttgggcgaTTGGCCGAGTTCCTTCCCTTTCCGGTATGCGTCTTTGCTTCCCATAAATGCAGGGACCAACGGTGTTTCAGAAGTGgtgcctccgaacggcagatggttttttcttttttataaggagacaaaaatacactccAAGATTTATCAGTcgacgaaaaaatatttattatctaattaatttcaatttataaattcgagataaccgttatttttatttctgattaAATGTTTCTGTAGTCAATCAGATTGCTCCTTCACTACTTAAACACAGTGTGCCTATGGAATAAAGTTTAATCAAAGTATCTCTAAGTCTGCTACTCGAAATTATATTCTCCTTAAACTCATAGAAGTCTCGAATCTGATATTACgaaaagaattgtttttttaaatagttacataaataaaaattattacatatatgtatatacatattctatacatatatatatatatatatataaagggtttttcagtaagagcgcttcaacttttgaacttttttgaataaagcacaaacggtttgacttttttaactaatttttttttttttattatcgagtttgatcatatacatttaagtatgaaattcgatttcttttgcatgaccaccgcgtgcacgttttacgaagtccaatccttgaacccaattttcgaccactcttttgcataaatcggccgaattccagctctgagctcacaaatcgtcgccggcttgttactgtagaccaatgacttcacataaccccaaaacgggacggcttgttaaatggaccgtaaaatggccgtaatgctcttaaagtagcagcaacagaacgattattttcataaaaaatttgcacgatttgcaatcgttgctcaaatgtgtagcgttccatgatgaaatgtatactaatgaagtttacaaatgacaagcgaaaaataaaaaatattgcgtcgttcgcctccctatcggaaaaaagttgaagcgcacctattgaataaccctatacatatattataaagcGATTAATGTAAAGCGATTCTCGCTTGAACAGTAGaaaatgtgtgtatgcataaatCAACTAGTTGCTCAATATGGTGGCTGATGATGTTGATACTGCTGAACAGATAAATTATGTTGATTCGGCAGCTGCCTTTGAAGTTGAGCAACCAAGTTTGGAGTCTGCTGCTGATTTATATTCTGATTTTGGGATTGCACCATTCCACCtacgaatataataaaaattaaacttcttttaatattttcaaaaatagttaaatatgTGCACTTTGAATGAATGATAAATATGTGCACGTAAAatgatttaatattattattaagcaatgagacaataaaaaatataccactCTCCAAAAAGGggataaaaagaagaaaatatttgtttttaactcaTAAAATTACTCCtgaaaaaattcgacttttaaATTTTAGCAGTAGTTGTGTTTTGAAGCACATATGCGTCTACGTTCAGTTTTCAGTTTGTAAtttacttcaataaatattGATTTGATACTTGTTGTACAGTGACGCCAAATGTTTCTACATCTTGAATGAAAGAACTCATATCATAGTCGGCCAATTATGTAAATCTAATGGAATTGTTAATGTA is from Anastrepha ludens isolate Willacy chromosome 4, idAnaLude1.1, whole genome shotgun sequence and encodes:
- the LOC128859807 gene encoding UPF0389 protein CG9231: MFGVLDSIVKGTKYSIGEFRLRRSFGQETGKPIHGYAPNNLEKRFLVWSGKYKTVDEIPPYVSKEVMERCRNRMRIRMSNIMMALTVVGCCIMVYSGKQAAKSGDSVVKQNLDWHKKYNEESKKV